A window from Rhizosphaericola mali encodes these proteins:
- a CDS encoding FGGY-family carbohydrate kinase, producing the protein MSKIEVVAILDVGKTNKKLFLFDKQYQIVYQQKLTFAQKIDEDGYECEDLSAIEEFLFKTLRELIDSGKYDIRAINFSTYGASLVHIGVDGRPVVDMFNYLKPYPDGLLEKMFSNEKEQTQFELETCCPIQGNLNSGLQLFRICHQRKEIFSKTITTLHFPQYFSFLLTGKKYSDITSIGCHTSLWNFRKNNYHDWLTPLGISKKLAPVVANDTVEKVKFDDAYLLVGIGIHDSSAALVPYLKSIKDPFLLVSTGTWSITLNPFNNSPLTQEELKTGSLCYMNYLGKPVKASRVFLGSIYEKELNRILSYFHTDKEHIHSLDLDFALFSTIKPWDLNYKSKDDFLLEKFPYSSVELSQFSDYKHAYFQLIFELVNVQVNSVKSADPDNEIKQIFIDGGFGHNVVFMKAMAYLLKDKKVFAAEVPQSTSIGAALVIHNHWNDLSIEEGMVKLEEYSSVYNSIV; encoded by the coding sequence GTGAGTAAGATAGAAGTTGTCGCCATATTGGACGTTGGTAAAACGAATAAAAAGTTGTTTTTGTTTGATAAGCAATACCAAATTGTTTATCAACAAAAATTGACTTTTGCTCAAAAAATTGATGAAGATGGCTATGAATGTGAAGATTTATCTGCTATCGAGGAATTTTTGTTCAAAACTTTACGCGAACTAATAGATTCGGGCAAATACGACATTCGGGCGATTAATTTTTCTACTTATGGCGCTAGTTTAGTTCATATTGGTGTGGATGGAAGACCAGTGGTAGATATGTTCAACTATTTGAAACCTTATCCAGATGGACTATTAGAAAAAATGTTCTCCAATGAAAAGGAGCAAACGCAATTCGAACTAGAAACCTGTTGCCCAATTCAAGGGAATCTTAATTCTGGACTACAACTATTTCGAATCTGTCACCAACGAAAAGAAATTTTTTCTAAGACTATAACCACATTGCATTTTCCACAGTATTTTAGTTTCCTATTAACAGGAAAAAAGTATTCTGATATTACGAGTATCGGTTGTCATACGAGTTTGTGGAATTTTCGAAAGAACAATTATCATGATTGGTTGACGCCTCTTGGTATTTCTAAAAAATTGGCGCCAGTAGTAGCAAATGACACCGTTGAGAAAGTTAAATTTGATGATGCTTATTTACTGGTTGGAATTGGCATACATGATAGTTCGGCTGCTTTAGTTCCATACTTAAAATCGATTAAAGATCCATTTCTCCTTGTGTCAACAGGTACATGGAGTATAACGCTAAATCCTTTTAATAATAGTCCTTTAACTCAAGAGGAGTTAAAAACTGGTAGCCTTTGTTACATGAATTACTTGGGTAAACCTGTAAAAGCTTCGCGCGTTTTTTTAGGTAGCATTTACGAAAAAGAACTTAATCGGATTTTGAGCTATTTTCATACGGATAAAGAACATATTCATTCTTTAGATTTAGATTTTGCTCTTTTTTCGACTATAAAACCGTGGGATTTAAACTATAAATCAAAAGATGATTTTTTGTTGGAAAAATTTCCTTATTCTTCTGTTGAATTAAGTCAATTTTCTGATTATAAACATGCCTATTTTCAATTGATATTTGAATTGGTAAATGTGCAAGTAAATTCAGTTAAATCTGCCGATCCAGATAACGAAATTAAACAGATTTTTATTGATGGGGGCTTTGGGCATAATGTTGTTTTTATGAAAGCCATGGCTTATCTATTGAAAGATAAAAAAGTCTTTGCAGCAGAAGTTCCGCAATCGACTTCTATCGGTGCCGCCCTTGTTATACATAATCATTGGAATGATTTATCTATAGAGGAAGGAATGGTTAAGTTGGAAGAATATTCTTCTGTATACAACTCTATTGTTTAA
- a CDS encoding type 1 glutamine amidotransferase domain-containing protein, with protein MSQLNEKKVAILSENGFEEVELTSPKQALEAAGVKVDVISPQEKTIKAWDVDKWGKDYNVDIPLDKADASQYNALLLPGGVLNPDSLRINDKALAFIKKFEDEGKIIASICHGPWTLAETGYLKGRKVTSFKSISTDLKNAGADWSDQEVVIDNNLITSRFPDDLPAFNKAFIAALEAK; from the coding sequence ATGAGCCAATTAAATGAAAAAAAAGTAGCCATCTTAAGTGAAAACGGTTTTGAAGAAGTGGAATTAACTAGCCCTAAACAAGCTTTAGAAGCCGCAGGCGTAAAAGTAGATGTAATTTCTCCGCAAGAAAAAACCATCAAAGCATGGGATGTCGATAAATGGGGGAAAGACTATAATGTCGACATTCCGCTAGATAAAGCCGATGCAAGTCAATACAATGCACTTCTATTGCCAGGAGGCGTTTTAAATCCTGATAGTTTGCGAATTAATGACAAAGCTTTAGCTTTTATCAAAAAATTTGAGGACGAAGGTAAAATCATCGCTTCCATCTGTCATGGCCCTTGGACTTTAGCGGAAACAGGTTATTTAAAAGGTAGGAAAGTTACCTCATTTAAGTCCATCAGTACCGATCTAAAAAATGCAGGTGCCGATTGGTCTGATCAAGAGGTTGTCATTGATAACAATTTGATAACAAGTAGATTTCCGGATGATTTACCCGCATTTAACAAAGCATTCATTGCAGCATTAGAAGCGAAATAA
- a CDS encoding aldo/keto reductase, whose protein sequence is MKKITIAGQHILALGQGTWNMGDHYDTRRSEMDALRFGVDNGLTLIDTAEMYGNGRSESLVGEAIKDIRNQVVLVSKVIPSNASLTGTIKACEQSLKRLQTDYLDLYLLHWQGIYPFEETIEAFEILAKDGKIKFWGVSNLDISEMQYIQTIKNGHHCNTDQVLYNLTRRGIEYDLLPWCQKNALPIMAYSPIEQNRLLEEKVVVAIANKHQATPAQIALAWILQNEDVIPIPKASTIAHVQENLGCFDIQLSEEDNILLNNIFPSPNSKQGLEMI, encoded by the coding sequence ATGAAGAAAATAACAATTGCAGGACAACATATCTTGGCTTTGGGGCAGGGCACTTGGAATATGGGTGACCATTACGATACAAGAAGATCGGAAATGGACGCCTTGCGTTTCGGCGTAGATAATGGCTTGACCTTGATTGATACCGCTGAAATGTATGGCAACGGCCGTTCTGAATCCTTGGTTGGAGAGGCTATCAAAGACATTAGAAATCAAGTAGTTCTTGTTTCTAAAGTAATACCATCTAATGCTTCTCTAACTGGAACTATCAAGGCATGCGAACAAAGTTTAAAACGTTTGCAAACAGATTATTTGGATTTATATCTACTGCATTGGCAAGGCATATACCCTTTTGAAGAAACTATAGAAGCATTTGAAATACTCGCAAAAGATGGCAAAATAAAATTTTGGGGAGTAAGCAACCTTGATATTTCTGAAATGCAATACATTCAAACTATAAAAAATGGGCATCATTGCAACACCGATCAAGTTTTGTATAATTTAACCAGAAGAGGTATCGAGTATGATTTATTGCCTTGGTGTCAGAAGAATGCCTTGCCTATTATGGCTTATTCTCCTATTGAACAAAATCGTTTATTGGAAGAAAAAGTTGTGGTGGCAATAGCCAATAAGCATCAAGCGACTCCTGCGCAGATTGCGTTGGCATGGATATTACAAAATGAAGATGTCATCCCGATACCAAAGGCATCAACTATAGCGCATGTACAAGAAAACTTAGGTTGTTTTGACATTCAACTTTCTGAAGAAGACAATATATTACTAAACAACATCTTCCCTTCTCCCAATAGCAAACAAGGCCTTGAAATGATTTAA
- a CDS encoding LamG-like jellyroll fold domain-containing protein, giving the protein MPTQNLRFFSLAVLFFQILFFACKKENETSSIQKLAVENSEIILRPNAVFSIKIQGGGGGYSAKSSNDTIVSADIKNDSVVLKAAKSMHYGQTFILITDKNGAKLYLNVIVKNEQAFILNKDSVHIDYQQGCDTIQILSGNKPYSLNIVDSSIIKTKWINDSTIIVIAKQNGNSNIELKDGSAQRVSIPIYVNGKDYSFDFASAYFGYANFKDIAVVDPDYTNCKQVTFEITCKLTGYRGLQTIMGLENNLIIRGKYDDYKPTHPLEIAGLNDGIMLETSSSIPLNQWIHLALTVDGNQANVVDKYRFYIDGKEDKLIVNRQDTSHRFVNIASSGDGNRFEIGRAAGQDFRAMQGAVSMARVWKVIRNANQLKEDMCKFQISDNNGLIANWNFSAGISTYYLEDINNSKYSTALHFSKIEGGNYGSVVVPATSFIQKGCPQ; this is encoded by the coding sequence ATGCCAACACAAAACTTACGTTTTTTTAGCTTAGCTGTCCTGTTTTTTCAAATTCTATTCTTTGCTTGTAAAAAAGAAAATGAAACATCGTCCATACAAAAGCTTGCCGTAGAAAATTCAGAAATAATCTTAAGACCAAATGCAGTATTTTCAATAAAAATACAAGGCGGAGGTGGCGGCTACTCCGCTAAATCATCGAATGATACTATTGTATCAGCAGATATAAAAAATGATAGTGTAGTCTTAAAAGCCGCTAAAAGTATGCATTATGGACAAACTTTTATTTTAATAACAGATAAAAATGGTGCGAAACTATATCTAAATGTTATCGTTAAAAATGAGCAGGCATTCATTTTAAATAAAGATAGCGTACATATCGACTATCAGCAAGGATGTGACACTATTCAAATTTTAAGCGGCAATAAGCCTTATAGCCTAAATATTGTTGATTCTTCTATTATAAAAACAAAGTGGATAAATGATTCTACTATTATCGTTATTGCAAAACAAAATGGGAATTCTAATATTGAATTAAAAGATGGATCCGCTCAAAGGGTATCGATCCCAATCTACGTTAATGGCAAGGATTATAGTTTTGATTTTGCAAGCGCCTATTTTGGATATGCAAATTTTAAAGATATTGCTGTTGTCGATCCAGACTATACGAATTGCAAGCAGGTCACCTTTGAAATAACCTGTAAATTAACTGGTTACCGAGGACTACAAACAATTATGGGATTAGAAAATAATTTAATAATTAGGGGTAAGTATGATGATTATAAACCGACACATCCACTAGAAATAGCGGGGCTTAATGATGGGATTATGTTAGAAACCTCCTCATCTATTCCATTAAATCAATGGATACATTTGGCTTTAACTGTGGATGGAAATCAGGCCAACGTAGTAGATAAATATAGATTTTATATTGATGGAAAAGAAGATAAACTTATTGTTAATCGCCAGGATACGTCTCATCGTTTTGTAAATATTGCATCAAGTGGAGATGGTAATCGATTTGAAATAGGAAGAGCTGCTGGACAAGACTTTAGGGCTATGCAAGGAGCTGTTTCTATGGCTAGGGTTTGGAAAGTAATACGTAATGCAAATCAATTAAAAGAAGATATGTGCAAATTTCAAATCTCAGATAACAATGGGCTGATTGCCAACTGGAATTTTTCAGCTGGAATATCTACTTATTATTTGGAAGATATTAATAATAGTAAATACTCTACGGCTTTACATTTTTCTAAAATTGAGGGTGGTAATTATGGGAGTGTAGTAGTTCCTGCGACTTCATTTATACAGAAGGGATGTCCTCAATAA
- a CDS encoding PPC domain-containing DNA-binding protein, with the protein MKTLQKAIFLLSILIIFKSNIMKAQVINGTLWKAKKVDNTYILSINDKANLLDAFADFVTVNKIPAGSIIGLAAINEATLRFFDPTTKKYIDKTFKEQMEMSNLTGNISTKDGKPYLHIHVTLGRRDYSALAGHLQDAKIRGAGEFIVTPINSDVERTFSDEVGLNFYDFEKSAN; encoded by the coding sequence ATGAAAACATTGCAAAAAGCTATTTTCTTGCTATCCATCTTGATCATTTTTAAATCAAACATTATGAAAGCACAAGTAATTAATGGCACCTTATGGAAAGCCAAAAAAGTGGACAACACTTATATATTGAGTATTAATGACAAAGCGAATTTGTTGGATGCTTTCGCTGATTTTGTCACGGTTAACAAGATACCCGCGGGATCAATTATTGGTTTGGCTGCGATAAATGAAGCAACACTTCGCTTTTTTGATCCAACAACTAAAAAGTACATTGATAAAACTTTTAAGGAGCAAATGGAAATGTCGAATCTAACTGGGAATATATCGACCAAAGATGGCAAACCTTATTTACATATTCATGTCACTTTGGGAAGAAGAGATTACAGTGCATTGGCAGGACATTTGCAGGATGCAAAAATTAGAGGCGCAGGCGAATTTATAGTTACACCTATCAATAGCGACGTAGAGCGTACTTTTTCAGATGAAGTAGGACTTAATTTCTATGATTTTGAAAAATCGGCAAATTAA
- a CDS encoding glycoside hydrolase family 76 protein, with translation MKFSLFLFFSLIFISIISCRKNNTDNGITTSSDSFATISNLKASSSDTITKINLTWNNPNSKELYKVEISYQPINDIGFSMPNPILEDAIAGDSQKLTISLPYAGEYIFTAVAIGKSGQRANPISISFNSNGDSIPLYLKRADTLMSSLVKLYLEGKPRDIWTSTYPQGGGYWDGAAVVWGQGGAFSGYAALKETSERYPNYKSKIASTLDNRLLTSIDKFRTTKGQRESNTVEAYAVYPENGNERFYDDNIWIGIDMADLYELTKDVKYLDHAKLVWNFVRSGTDTVLGGGVYWKENDNGKMTCSNAPAVVLATKLYQQTGDGAYLQSAKDIYKWVKTKLQDPTDYLYWDNMSYGLDGNGNRVVNIGKTKYTYNSGQAIQAAALLYNITGDNTYLKDAQDVASSIFGQWGSYFQSYTLGTGFNTIDPDGHVWFRAILLRGLIELYKIDKNRKYVDAYEKLLNNAWLSNCRNKETNLLNYDFRGGTTQTSWEILHEGACVEMLARLGDLRAEGL, from the coding sequence ATGAAATTTTCACTATTTCTATTTTTCAGTTTAATATTTATTTCTATCATTTCTTGTAGGAAAAATAATACGGATAATGGTATTACCACTTCAAGTGATTCCTTTGCCACTATTTCTAATTTAAAAGCTAGCAGTTCTGATACTATAACTAAAATAAATCTCACTTGGAATAATCCAAATTCTAAAGAGTTGTATAAAGTTGAAATATCTTATCAACCAATAAATGATATAGGATTTTCTATGCCAAATCCAATCTTAGAGGATGCTATTGCTGGAGATAGTCAAAAACTCACTATTTCTCTTCCATATGCTGGCGAATATATTTTTACTGCTGTCGCAATAGGAAAATCAGGACAAAGAGCCAATCCCATAAGTATTTCTTTCAATTCTAATGGAGATTCAATCCCTTTATATCTTAAAAGAGCCGATACTTTAATGAGCTCCTTAGTTAAATTATATTTAGAGGGAAAGCCTAGAGATATTTGGACTAGTACGTATCCTCAAGGTGGCGGTTATTGGGATGGGGCTGCTGTTGTCTGGGGACAAGGTGGAGCTTTTTCAGGTTATGCTGCTTTAAAAGAAACATCTGAAAGATACCCAAATTATAAATCTAAAATTGCGTCTACTTTGGATAATCGACTTTTGACTTCTATTGATAAATTTAGGACAACCAAAGGACAACGAGAATCCAATACCGTGGAGGCGTATGCAGTATATCCAGAGAATGGAAACGAAAGATTTTATGATGATAATATTTGGATAGGGATTGATATGGCTGATTTATATGAACTAACTAAGGACGTTAAATATTTGGATCATGCAAAACTAGTATGGAATTTTGTTCGCTCTGGTACGGATACCGTCCTAGGAGGAGGTGTGTATTGGAAGGAAAACGATAATGGTAAAATGACATGCTCTAATGCCCCAGCAGTCGTATTAGCTACAAAGTTGTATCAACAAACAGGGGATGGGGCTTATTTACAAAGTGCAAAAGACATTTACAAATGGGTAAAAACAAAATTACAAGACCCTACGGATTATTTATATTGGGATAATATGAGCTATGGATTGGATGGCAATGGCAATAGAGTTGTCAATATTGGTAAAACCAAATATACCTATAATTCAGGACAAGCAATTCAAGCAGCAGCTTTATTATATAATATCACAGGGGATAATACTTATCTAAAAGATGCTCAGGATGTCGCATCTTCTATTTTTGGACAATGGGGGAGTTATTTTCAGTCATATACTTTGGGAACGGGATTTAATACAATCGATCCAGATGGACATGTATGGTTTCGTGCAATATTGCTTAGAGGATTAATTGAACTTTATAAAATAGATAAAAATAGAAAGTATGTAGATGCATATGAAAAGTTATTAAATAATGCTTGGTTGTCCAATTGTAGAAATAAAGAAACAAATTTATTAAACTATGATTTTAGAGGAGGTACAACTCAAACCAGTTGGGAGATTCTCCATGAAGGTGCATGTGTAGAAATGCTTGCTAGGTTGGGGGATTTGAGAGCCGAGGGACTATAG
- a CDS encoding bifunctional aldolase/short-chain dehydrogenase, translated as MKTYKYVNYLWDDQKAAELEGDEVALLIYRSNILGADLRITNYGGGNTSCKTVEKDPLTGNPVDVMWIKGSGGDIGTLTKKGLAALYVDKLRSLTNVYRGIEYEDEMVQLFNHCIFDLGSKAPSIDTPLHGFLPFKHIDHLHPDAAIAIAAAKDGNKITQELFNGEIGWVEWQRPGFDLGLKLKQCLDESPNIKGIMLGSHGLFTWGNTAYESYVNTLDVIEKCSEFIEESVQKNGSVFGGAKIVAETAESRKKQAANVAPLLRGLCSEKTRMIGHFTDSDRVLEFINSNDLEKLAPLGTSCPDHFLRTKIQPLILDLAPNEDFSDYKNTLQKIEAQFVDYRNMYADYYNTCKHDNSPAMRDANPVVIIYPGIGMFTFAKDKQTARVASEFFVNAINVMRGSEAISDYTALPRQEAFNIEYWLLEEAKLQRMPQPKALSGKIALVTGSGGGIGAAIAKKLLLEGACIVLNDINQQRLDETQVELVKISSKDQVDQVLMDVTDANSIAKAFEYAALKYGGMDIIVNNAGLSISKPIAEHTIEDWDILYNIMPKGQFIVSKCAVAILRKQNIGGDIINIVSKNSIVAGPNNVGYGSAKAAQAHLSRLLAAELGSDKIRVNSVNPDAVIVNSNIWAGGWAEGRAKAYGITVEELPQYYANRTLLKEMILPEDIANACFSFLNGLLEKSTGNILNVDGGVAMGFVR; from the coding sequence ATGAAGACTTACAAGTATGTAAACTATCTATGGGATGATCAAAAAGCGGCCGAACTAGAAGGAGATGAAGTAGCTTTGTTGATCTATCGTTCTAATATTTTGGGCGCTGATTTAAGGATTACTAACTATGGAGGAGGTAACACTTCTTGCAAGACCGTAGAGAAAGATCCTCTGACTGGTAATCCTGTGGATGTTATGTGGATTAAAGGTTCTGGTGGTGATATAGGTACGTTGACAAAAAAAGGTTTGGCCGCTCTATATGTAGATAAATTGAGAAGTTTGACCAATGTTTATCGTGGTATTGAGTACGAAGACGAAATGGTACAACTATTCAATCATTGTATTTTTGATTTGGGGTCCAAAGCTCCTTCTATTGATACGCCTTTGCATGGATTTTTACCATTCAAACATATTGATCATTTGCATCCTGATGCGGCCATTGCAATAGCCGCTGCAAAAGATGGCAATAAGATTACGCAAGAATTATTTAATGGAGAAATTGGTTGGGTAGAATGGCAAAGACCTGGTTTCGATCTTGGATTGAAACTAAAACAATGTTTAGATGAAAGTCCCAATATTAAAGGGATTATGTTGGGGTCTCATGGTTTATTTACCTGGGGAAATACCGCTTATGAATCCTATGTGAATACTTTAGATGTTATTGAAAAATGCTCTGAGTTTATAGAAGAAAGTGTACAGAAAAATGGTTCGGTTTTCGGTGGCGCAAAAATTGTAGCAGAAACTGCTGAAAGTAGAAAAAAACAAGCGGCTAATGTAGCTCCCTTATTGCGTGGACTATGCTCGGAAAAAACAAGAATGATCGGTCATTTTACGGATTCAGATCGTGTATTGGAATTTATAAATTCCAACGATTTGGAAAAATTAGCGCCGCTTGGAACAAGTTGTCCAGATCACTTTTTGCGTACCAAAATTCAACCATTGATTTTGGATTTGGCACCTAATGAAGATTTTTCTGACTATAAAAATACTTTGCAAAAAATAGAAGCGCAATTTGTTGACTATAGAAATATGTATGCAGACTATTACAATACATGCAAACATGACAATAGTCCGGCGATGCGTGATGCCAATCCAGTCGTTATTATTTACCCTGGTATTGGAATGTTTACTTTTGCAAAAGATAAACAAACCGCTAGAGTTGCTTCTGAATTTTTTGTCAATGCTATTAATGTAATGCGTGGATCGGAAGCTATATCTGACTATACGGCATTGCCTAGACAAGAAGCGTTCAATATTGAATATTGGTTGTTAGAGGAAGCTAAACTACAAAGAATGCCTCAGCCAAAAGCGTTGTCTGGAAAGATTGCTTTGGTTACAGGTAGTGGTGGCGGTATCGGTGCTGCAATTGCAAAGAAACTCTTACTAGAAGGTGCTTGTATCGTATTGAATGATATCAATCAACAGCGTTTGGATGAAACGCAAGTGGAATTAGTCAAAATTTCTTCCAAAGACCAAGTTGATCAAGTGTTGATGGACGTTACAGATGCGAACTCTATCGCTAAAGCATTTGAATATGCGGCTTTAAAATACGGTGGTATGGATATTATAGTCAATAATGCCGGACTAAGTATTTCCAAACCTATTGCAGAGCATACGATTGAAGATTGGGATATACTATACAATATCATGCCCAAAGGCCAATTTATTGTTTCTAAATGCGCCGTTGCTATACTAAGAAAACAAAACATCGGAGGCGATATCATTAATATCGTTTCAAAAAATTCTATAGTTGCTGGACCAAATAATGTAGGCTATGGCTCAGCAAAAGCTGCGCAAGCACATCTTTCAAGATTATTAGCTGCAGAATTGGGTAGTGACAAGATTCGTGTAAATTCTGTTAATCCTGATGCGGTGATTGTCAACTCTAATATCTGGGCCGGTGGTTGGGCTGAAGGTCGTGCCAAAGCCTATGGAATTACAGTGGAAGAATTACCGCAATACTATGCCAACAGAACCTTGTTGAAAGAAATGATTTTGCCGGAAGACATTGCCAATGCTTGTTTTTCTTTCCTAAATGGTTTGTTGGAAAAGTCTACAGGAAATATTTTAAATGTAGATGGTGGTGTTGCGATGGGTTTTGTAAGATAA
- a CDS encoding TIM barrel protein, translating to MILDKQKIDSLNSDGLTLHQNKIQVLKDSIPNFEEVISKLVDFQIAIPSWALGTGGTRFGRFAGTGEPRNIEEKLEDVALLNDLTKSCNSISLHIPWDIPQDYDALRAKASDLGLHFDAVNSNTFQDQKGQDFSYKFGSLHHVNKDIRQKAIEHNIEVIQHGDKLGSKALSLWLSDGSDFPGELNFRGAFERTLESLQEIYKALPDDWKFYIEYKCFEPHFYSTTIADWGQSYLLASKLGPKAVTLVDLGHHLPGANIEQIVSLLLMEDKLAGFHFNDSKYSDDDLTAGSINPYQLFLIFHELVEGLDHKGKRHATDIGWMIDASHNVKDPIEDLLQSVEAIKLAYAQALIIDQNALTGAQNNNKVALAQDIIQDAYRTDVRPLLAEARLRSGAALSPIKAFNSLDIRNELVKERGLHSVATGL from the coding sequence ATGATTTTAGATAAGCAGAAAATAGATTCGCTTAATTCGGATGGCTTGACTTTACACCAAAATAAGATTCAGGTTTTGAAAGATTCCATTCCCAATTTTGAGGAGGTAATTAGCAAATTGGTAGATTTTCAAATAGCTATTCCAAGTTGGGCTTTGGGTACTGGCGGTACGCGTTTTGGACGATTTGCAGGAACCGGGGAACCTAGGAATATTGAAGAGAAACTAGAAGATGTGGCTTTGTTAAATGATTTGACTAAATCTTGCAACTCTATTTCTTTGCATATTCCTTGGGATATTCCGCAAGACTATGATGCTTTACGTGCGAAAGCATCAGACCTAGGATTGCATTTCGATGCCGTTAATTCTAATACATTTCAGGATCAAAAAGGCCAAGATTTTAGTTATAAATTTGGCTCCTTACATCATGTAAATAAAGATATTCGTCAAAAGGCGATTGAACATAATATCGAAGTGATTCAGCATGGTGATAAACTAGGTTCTAAAGCATTAAGTCTTTGGTTGTCTGATGGCTCTGATTTTCCCGGTGAGTTGAATTTCCGTGGTGCATTCGAACGTACACTAGAAAGTTTGCAAGAAATTTATAAAGCTTTGCCGGATGATTGGAAATTTTATATTGAGTATAAATGTTTTGAACCACATTTTTATTCTACAACTATTGCGGATTGGGGACAATCTTATTTGCTCGCATCCAAACTAGGACCGAAAGCGGTAACTTTAGTTGATCTTGGGCATCATTTGCCTGGAGCCAATATTGAACAGATAGTTTCTTTGCTGTTGATGGAAGATAAATTGGCGGGTTTTCATTTTAATGATTCCAAATATTCAGATGATGATTTGACTGCTGGCAGTATCAATCCGTATCAATTGTTCTTGATTTTCCATGAATTAGTGGAAGGTTTGGATCATAAAGGAAAACGTCATGCGACGGATATCGGTTGGATGATTGACGCTTCACATAATGTGAAAGATCCTATCGAAGATTTGTTGCAGTCTGTGGAAGCTATAAAATTGGCTTATGCACAAGCATTGATTATTGATCAAAATGCATTAACGGGTGCACAAAACAATAATAAAGTAGCCTTAGCACAAGACATTATCCAAGATGCTTATCGTACAGATGTTCGCCCGTTGTTGGCAGAAGCAAGATTGAGATCTGGTGCTGCACTTAGTCCAATCAAAGCCTTTAATAGTTTGGATATTAGGAACGAATTGGTCAAAGAACGCGGACTACACTCTGTAGCTACTGGATTATAG
- the rhaT gene encoding L-rhamnose/proton symporter RhaT → MNALLGVIFHWIGGFASGSFYLPFKKVKDWHWEIYWMVGGLFSWLIVPPLAAYLTIPNFAEIIANGEMAVLLRTYGFGILWGIGGLTYGLGVRYLGMSLGNSVMLGFCSVFGALLPAIFFQFNPMEGKESISDIFHKSGGITILIGIAICVLGIIICGRAGILKEKEMADDQKQASVQEFNIKKGLTAAIVSGVLSACFNFGIETGKPLAEKAVELGCNPLFQNNVSYVVLLWGGLTTNFIWCIGLALKNKSFSDFGKNGVPQVSNWLFSAIAGTMWFLQFFFYGMGESKLGNGPSSWILHMSFIILISNFWGVILKEWKGTSKKTQWTIGTGIAVILISIVFVGLGNTQA, encoded by the coding sequence ATGAATGCATTGCTTGGTGTTATATTTCATTGGATTGGAGGATTTGCTTCTGGTAGTTTTTACCTACCATTCAAAAAAGTAAAAGATTGGCATTGGGAGATATATTGGATGGTGGGCGGCTTGTTTTCTTGGTTGATTGTACCGCCTTTGGCCGCTTATTTGACAATACCCAATTTCGCTGAGATTATTGCCAATGGAGAGATGGCCGTCTTGCTTAGAACATATGGATTTGGGATTTTGTGGGGTATTGGAGGATTGACTTATGGATTGGGTGTCAGGTATTTAGGTATGTCCTTAGGTAATTCTGTGATGTTAGGTTTTTGTTCCGTCTTCGGTGCTTTGCTGCCAGCAATTTTCTTTCAATTTAACCCAATGGAAGGCAAAGAAAGTATTTCGGATATTTTTCATAAAAGTGGAGGTATTACGATTCTCATTGGGATTGCTATTTGTGTATTGGGAATCATTATCTGTGGTCGTGCCGGTATTTTGAAAGAAAAGGAAATGGCCGATGACCAAAAGCAAGCTTCTGTACAAGAGTTCAATATTAAAAAAGGTCTTACTGCAGCGATTGTTTCTGGCGTATTGAGCGCTTGTTTCAATTTCGGAATAGAAACGGGAAAGCCACTTGCCGAAAAAGCAGTCGAACTAGGATGCAATCCTCTTTTTCAAAATAATGTTAGTTATGTCGTATTGCTTTGGGGTGGTTTGACGACCAACTTTATCTGGTGTATTGGCCTTGCGTTGAAAAACAAATCATTTAGTGATTTTGGGAAAAATGGCGTTCCACAAGTAAGCAATTGGCTTTTTTCAGCTATTGCTGGGACGATGTGGTTTTTGCAATTTTTCTTCTACGGAATGGGAGAGAGCAAACTAGGAAATGGTCCAAGTTCCTGGATTTTACACATGTCATTTATCATATTGATTTCCAATTTCTGGGGTGTGATTTTGAAAGAGTGGAAAGGTACTTCCAAAAAAACACAGTGGACTATAGGTACAGGTATCGCAGTTATCTTAATATCAATCGTATTTGTAGGTTTGGGAAATACACAAGCCTAA